Proteins from one Shewanella pealeana ATCC 700345 genomic window:
- a CDS encoding branched-chain amino acid transaminase, with protein MAAKTAELIWFNGAMMPWGDAKVHVMSHALHYGTSVFEGIRVYDTHSGPAGFRLTEHVQRLFDSAKIYRMPIPYSFDEVMQACRDATLGNSLKSAYIRPLAFYGDVGMGITPPKDAQCDLLVAAFPWGAYLGEDSMDAGVDVAVTSWNRLAPNTIPTGAKAGGNYLSSLQISTEAKRNGFDEGIALDTNGLVSEAAGANIFVIKKNKIYTPPATAAILMGLTRDSIITLARDKGYQVVEEPMSREFLYLADEIFMTGTAAEIVPVRSVDRIEVGSGKRGEITKEIQQSFFGLFTGETEDKWGWLETLES; from the coding sequence ATGGCCGCTAAAACAGCAGAGTTAATTTGGTTCAATGGTGCAATGATGCCTTGGGGTGATGCTAAGGTTCATGTCATGTCTCACGCGCTGCACTATGGCACGTCAGTATTTGAAGGCATTCGTGTTTACGATACCCACAGCGGTCCTGCCGGGTTTCGCTTAACTGAGCACGTTCAGCGCCTGTTTGATTCGGCCAAGATTTATCGTATGCCAATTCCTTATAGCTTCGATGAGGTGATGCAGGCCTGTCGTGATGCCACTCTCGGTAATAGCTTAAAAAGTGCCTACATCCGCCCCTTAGCTTTTTATGGTGATGTGGGTATGGGGATCACCCCGCCAAAAGATGCTCAGTGTGACTTGCTGGTTGCAGCATTCCCTTGGGGAGCTTATCTAGGGGAAGACAGCATGGATGCCGGAGTGGATGTGGCAGTGACCTCATGGAATCGCTTAGCGCCGAACACTATCCCTACTGGCGCTAAAGCGGGCGGTAATTACCTGTCTTCACTGCAGATCTCTACCGAAGCTAAGCGTAACGGCTTCGATGAAGGTATCGCGCTGGACACTAACGGTTTAGTCAGCGAAGCAGCCGGTGCAAATATTTTTGTCATTAAAAAGAACAAGATCTACACACCACCTGCTACAGCCGCTATTCTGATGGGGCTAACTCGAGACAGCATTATCACCCTTGCACGAGACAAAGGTTATCAAGTAGTTGAAGAGCCAATGTCACGTGAATTTCTCTACCTTGCCGATGAGATCTTTATGACGGGCACCGCTGCTGAGATTGTGCCAGTGCGCAGTGTTGATCGCATCGAAGTCGGCAGTGGCAAGCGCGGTGAGATCACTAAAGAAATTCAACAGAGTTTCTTCGGCCTGTTTACTGGTGAAACCGAGGATAAATGGGGTTGGTTGGAGACTTTGGAAAGCTAA
- a CDS encoding TonB-dependent copper receptor gives MNKKTMLTIPVVTLGLISIPAFAETIQKNNDSEPVERIIVTGELMKDPTKTYTDPKKPRLPLPAYDGAGFLKTIPGFSIGRKGGAGGDPSLRGLGGSRLSIVDDGQHVYGTCGGRMDPPTAYIYPEAYDNITVIKGPQTVKYGPVGSAGTVLFEKDRHSFDEPGLDGRASMTAGSFGRTDYLVELKAGDEKHYFDMDVNQSSSDHYKDGDGNEVQSSYDRSNYNFALGWTPSEATVLELAYGSSSGEAEYADRANKAREINNENLTFLLQHEFDSEWLNSIELQAYSNENDHIMDQFDQGVNSGTNVRRGTQGGHLWADFTLATDWTLTAGADYMDSTHEGRSINPAIDNGLDDLLNKPFKDNMRYQASGLFLESTYNLSSGKLIAGARYDHWKTELMVGQKGERSDDLFSGYGRYELTSGNSQYYAGVGHAQRMPDYWEIMKSDVNNPSQKAFDLAPEKTTQLDIGWIYEADIAISTSLFYGEIRDYILIDANQGPATTAYNIDATVYGGEIAATIPLTEHFSSQTSVSYSHGDNDTAGTPLGQIPPLEGRITLDYQYNQWTAGLLWRLVAAQDRVAIGEGNISGQDLAESSGFGTLSFNASWKHNEAVLVSFGVENLFDITYAEHISRSGAGNDIPGSSPMFQVNEPGRTAWVKVDYTF, from the coding sequence ATGAACAAGAAAACAATGCTGACCATTCCTGTGGTCACCTTAGGGCTGATTTCAATCCCAGCTTTCGCCGAAACTATTCAAAAAAATAACGATTCAGAGCCTGTTGAACGCATTATCGTCACCGGCGAGTTGATGAAGGATCCGACCAAGACCTATACCGATCCTAAAAAGCCACGCCTTCCATTACCCGCCTATGATGGTGCAGGGTTCCTTAAAACCATTCCTGGTTTTAGTATCGGCCGTAAAGGCGGCGCCGGTGGCGACCCAAGTCTGCGCGGTCTAGGCGGTTCACGCCTTAGCATTGTCGACGATGGTCAGCATGTTTATGGCACTTGCGGCGGCCGTATGGATCCACCAACCGCCTATATCTATCCTGAGGCCTATGACAACATCACCGTCATCAAGGGCCCACAAACGGTGAAATATGGCCCGGTCGGCAGTGCTGGCACCGTGTTGTTCGAAAAAGATCGCCATAGTTTCGATGAGCCGGGATTAGATGGCCGCGCCAGTATGACGGCGGGCAGCTTTGGCCGCACCGATTACTTAGTCGAGCTAAAAGCTGGCGATGAGAAGCATTACTTCGATATGGACGTCAATCAATCATCGAGCGACCATTACAAAGATGGTGATGGTAACGAGGTGCAATCGAGCTACGACCGCTCTAACTATAACTTTGCCCTAGGCTGGACACCAAGTGAAGCAACGGTACTCGAGCTAGCTTACGGCAGCTCTTCTGGTGAGGCGGAATATGCCGATCGCGCCAATAAAGCCCGTGAGATCAACAACGAAAATCTGACCTTTCTGCTGCAACATGAATTTGATAGTGAGTGGCTAAACAGCATCGAGCTGCAGGCCTACAGCAACGAGAACGATCACATAATGGATCAGTTCGACCAAGGCGTAAACTCGGGTACCAACGTTAGACGTGGCACCCAAGGCGGCCACCTTTGGGCTGACTTTACCTTAGCCACTGACTGGACATTAACCGCGGGGGCTGACTACATGGATAGCACCCATGAAGGTCGCAGCATCAACCCTGCCATCGATAACGGTTTAGACGATCTGCTGAACAAACCATTTAAAGACAACATGCGTTACCAAGCCTCAGGGCTATTTTTAGAGTCCACTTACAACCTCTCAAGCGGTAAGTTAATTGCTGGTGCCCGTTATGATCATTGGAAAACCGAACTCATGGTCGGCCAAAAAGGCGAGCGCAGCGATGATCTATTCAGTGGTTACGGCCGCTACGAACTCACCTCTGGCAACAGCCAATACTATGCCGGTGTCGGCCACGCTCAGCGAATGCCAGACTATTGGGAGATCATGAAGTCTGATGTGAATAATCCAAGCCAAAAGGCATTCGACTTAGCGCCAGAGAAGACCACTCAGCTGGATATCGGTTGGATCTATGAAGCCGATATTGCCATCTCGACTTCGCTATTCTATGGTGAGATCCGCGACTATATCTTGATTGATGCTAATCAGGGGCCAGCGACTACAGCCTATAACATCGACGCCACCGTCTACGGCGGCGAGATCGCGGCTACAATCCCGCTGACGGAGCATTTCTCCAGCCAAACCAGCGTTAGCTATAGTCACGGTGACAATGATACTGCAGGCACGCCACTAGGCCAGATCCCACCACTAGAGGGACGCATCACCCTAGATTACCAATATAACCAGTGGACTGCGGGTCTACTTTGGCGCCTAGTAGCCGCTCAAGATAGAGTCGCGATTGGCGAAGGTAACATCTCAGGCCAAGATTTAGCCGAAAGCAGCGGTTTCGGCACCCTTTCTTTCAACGCGAGCTGGAAGCATAACGAAGCAGTTTTAGTCAGCTTCGGGGTAGAGAACCTGTTCGATATCACTTATGCCGAGCATATTAGCCGCTCTGGTGCCGGTAACGACATTCCTGGTAGCTCTCCTATGTTCCAAGTCAACGAACCGGGCCGCACCGCTTGGGTTAAAGTGGATTACACTTTCTAA
- the ilvG gene encoding acetolactate synthase 2 catalytic subunit, whose translation MEAGQMIRGADAVIKAIAAHGVTTVFGYPGGAIMPIYDALYGSPVEHLLSRHEQGAAFAAVGYARASGQTGVCFATSGPGATNLVTSLADALLDSVPVVAITGQVSTAVIGTDAFQEVDVLGMSLSCTKHSFMVTHVDELVPTLYKAFEIAASGRPGPVLVDIPKDVQIAMLEYKTPLQAVTQEPEHTPEQINDARELISQAKQPMLYVGGGVGMASAVDQLRDFIKVTGIPSVATLKGLGSITIDTPGYLGMLGMHGSKAANLAVQECDLLIVVGARFDDRVTGRLASFAENAKVIHLDIDAAELGKLRLPEVAIAGDLRQILPALTQNLGEQFAPWQAKVAQMKQEFQWRYDRPGELIYAPAMLNRLAHKLPQDSVVACDVGQHQMWVAQHMFFNRPEDHLSSAGLGTMGFGLPAAIGAKVARPDACVVVVSGDGSFMMNVQELTTIKRKRLPVKILLVDNQKLGMVKQWQQLFFEERYSETDLSDNPDFVKMASAFDIPGRNIYKACDVEAGLDEMLNSQGPFLLHVSIDDAHNVWPLVPPGASNQDMMEEMDKQT comes from the coding sequence ATGGAAGCTGGGCAGATGATACGAGGCGCTGATGCCGTCATAAAAGCGATTGCCGCACACGGTGTAACCACAGTATTTGGTTATCCTGGGGGGGCGATTATGCCTATCTATGACGCACTCTATGGTAGCCCGGTAGAACATCTTCTCAGTCGTCATGAGCAAGGTGCTGCATTTGCAGCTGTGGGTTACGCCAGAGCCAGTGGCCAAACTGGAGTGTGTTTTGCGACTTCCGGCCCAGGTGCTACTAACTTAGTGACCTCACTTGCCGATGCCCTGCTAGATTCTGTTCCCGTTGTAGCCATCACAGGCCAAGTATCTACCGCCGTTATTGGTACCGACGCCTTCCAAGAGGTCGATGTTCTAGGCATGTCGTTATCGTGTACTAAGCACAGCTTTATGGTGACCCATGTCGATGAGTTAGTTCCTACTCTCTATAAAGCATTCGAGATTGCCGCATCTGGGCGTCCAGGTCCTGTTCTGGTCGATATCCCAAAAGATGTGCAAATCGCCATGCTGGAATATAAGACGCCACTGCAGGCGGTGACGCAAGAGCCAGAGCATACGCCAGAGCAAATAAATGATGCCCGCGAGCTTATCAGCCAAGCTAAGCAGCCTATGCTCTATGTGGGCGGCGGTGTTGGCATGGCAAGTGCGGTGGATCAGCTACGAGACTTTATCAAGGTGACAGGCATTCCATCGGTTGCGACATTGAAAGGGCTAGGCTCAATCACTATCGATACGCCGGGCTACTTAGGCATGCTAGGTATGCATGGCTCAAAGGCGGCTAACTTAGCAGTGCAAGAGTGCGACTTGTTGATTGTTGTTGGCGCGCGATTTGATGATAGGGTGACAGGCCGTCTAGCTAGCTTCGCCGAAAATGCCAAGGTGATCCACTTAGATATCGATGCCGCAGAGCTAGGCAAACTACGTCTACCTGAAGTGGCCATAGCTGGCGATCTACGCCAGATCCTTCCTGCGTTAACTCAAAACTTGGGCGAGCAATTTGCGCCATGGCAAGCCAAGGTTGCACAGATGAAGCAGGAATTTCAATGGCGTTATGACCGTCCCGGTGAGCTTATCTATGCGCCAGCCATGCTGAATCGTCTTGCTCATAAGTTACCCCAAGACAGTGTTGTAGCTTGTGATGTCGGCCAGCACCAGATGTGGGTTGCCCAGCATATGTTCTTTAATCGCCCGGAAGATCACCTATCGAGTGCAGGCCTTGGCACCATGGGCTTTGGCTTACCAGCGGCCATCGGCGCCAAGGTTGCACGCCCAGATGCATGTGTTGTAGTTGTCTCTGGCGATGGCTCTTTTATGATGAATGTACAGGAGCTGACCACCATAAAGCGTAAGCGCTTACCGGTAAAAATCTTACTTGTCGATAACCAAAAGCTGGGCATGGTCAAGCAATGGCAGCAGCTGTTTTTTGAAGAGCGTTATAGCGAGACAGACCTTTCCGATAACCCTGATTTCGTCAAGATGGCGTCGGCGTTCGATATCCCAGGGCGCAATATCTATAAGGCCTGCGATGTAGAGGCGGGCTTAGATGAAATGCTTAATAGCCAAGGACCATTTTTACTGCATGTGTCGATAGATGATGCCCATAACGTGTGGCCGCTAGTGCCGCCAGGGGCATCGAATCAAGACATGATGGAAGAGATGGATAAGCAAACTTAA
- the ilvA gene encoding threonine ammonia-lyase, biosynthetic, which yields MLALASQSQLDLAHYYLQKTLLSSVYDVAKVTPLSSLNKLSARLGCQVFLKREDMQPVHSFKLRGAYNKIAELTKEECECGVVCASAGNHAQGVAMSASARGISAVIVMPETTPDIKVDAVRRLGGEVVLHGQAFDQANAYAQTLAKNEGRVYVAPFDDEAVIAGQGTVAQEMLQQQRDLEVVFVPVGGGGLIAGVAAYYKAVMPQVKIIGVEPEDSACLKAALDAGERVILPQVGLFADGVAVKQIGAEPFRLAREYVDDVITVTSDEICAAVKDIFEDTRAIAEPSGALSLAGLKKYIGSNGNGEKVGAILSGANVNFHSLRYVSERCELGEQKEAILAVKVPERPGVFLRFCELLDKRAMTEFNYRFCSRDKAVVFAGIRLTQGQSELDGIIAKLESEGFDVQDLSNDETAKLHVRYMVGGQPPEPLEERLFSFEFPEHPGALLKFLTTLQSKWNISLFHYRNHGAAYGRVLAGFEVPESDNLAFKQFLTELGFVYQEETDSPAYQLFLDNRN from the coding sequence ATGTTGGCTCTAGCATCACAATCGCAACTGGATTTGGCTCACTATTATCTGCAGAAAACTTTGCTGTCATCGGTTTATGATGTGGCAAAAGTTACGCCGCTTTCCAGCCTTAATAAACTGTCTGCGCGCTTAGGCTGTCAGGTATTTTTAAAACGTGAAGATATGCAGCCTGTACACTCTTTCAAGCTGCGCGGTGCTTACAACAAGATAGCCGAATTGACTAAAGAGGAATGTGAATGTGGCGTGGTGTGCGCCTCGGCGGGCAACCATGCTCAAGGCGTTGCTATGTCGGCGTCAGCTCGTGGTATTAGCGCGGTTATTGTGATGCCAGAGACCACTCCTGACATTAAGGTGGATGCGGTTAGGCGTTTAGGTGGTGAAGTGGTACTTCATGGCCAAGCGTTCGATCAGGCTAATGCTTATGCCCAAACTCTTGCGAAGAATGAAGGTCGAGTCTATGTGGCGCCATTCGATGATGAAGCTGTGATTGCAGGGCAAGGCACGGTGGCGCAAGAGATGTTGCAGCAGCAGCGCGATCTTGAGGTGGTCTTTGTGCCTGTGGGCGGTGGCGGCTTGATTGCAGGGGTTGCGGCTTACTATAAAGCGGTCATGCCACAGGTGAAGATTATTGGTGTCGAGCCGGAAGACTCAGCCTGTTTAAAGGCTGCACTGGATGCCGGTGAGCGAGTGATATTGCCGCAAGTTGGCTTGTTTGCCGATGGTGTGGCGGTTAAACAGATAGGCGCCGAGCCTTTTAGATTAGCTCGTGAGTACGTCGATGATGTGATCACCGTGACCTCAGATGAAATCTGCGCCGCGGTGAAAGATATCTTCGAAGACACTCGCGCCATTGCCGAGCCGTCTGGAGCATTGTCGCTAGCAGGGCTGAAGAAGTATATCGGCAGTAACGGTAACGGTGAGAAAGTCGGTGCTATTTTGAGTGGCGCTAACGTGAACTTTCATAGCCTGCGCTATGTGTCTGAACGCTGTGAACTCGGTGAGCAGAAAGAAGCGATTTTGGCGGTGAAAGTACCAGAGCGCCCTGGCGTGTTTCTGCGCTTTTGTGAGCTGCTAGACAAGCGAGCGATGACCGAATTTAACTACCGTTTCTGTAGCCGTGATAAGGCGGTGGTATTTGCGGGAATTCGTTTGACTCAGGGGCAAAGTGAGCTCGATGGGATTATCGCCAAGCTGGAGTCTGAAGGTTTTGATGTGCAAGACCTGTCTAATGATGAAACTGCCAAATTGCATGTGCGTTACATGGTGGGTGGTCAGCCGCCAGAGCCACTTGAGGAGCGTTTGTTTAGCTTTGAGTTCCCTGAGCACCCTGGCGCACTGCTTAAGTTTTTAACCACCTTGCAGAGTAAGTGGAATATCAGCCTATTTCATTATCGTAATCATGGCGCAGCCTACGGCCGAGTATTGGCAGGATTTGAGGTGCCAGAAAGCGATAATTTGGCGTTTAAACAGTTTTTAACTGAGTTAGGTTTTGTCTATCAAGAGGAAACTGATAGCCCGGCTTATCAGCTTTTCTTGGATAACCGTAATTAG
- the ilvM gene encoding acetolactate synthase 2 small subunit, whose protein sequence is MNNYSLALNVQQRPEVLERVLRVVRHRGFKVANLSMQLNSNNSTSIDMLVHSEREIGLLTNQINKLIDVIDCRVLLSSPTAELVQQKG, encoded by the coding sequence ATGAACAATTACTCATTAGCGTTAAACGTGCAGCAAAGACCAGAAGTGTTAGAGCGCGTGCTACGCGTTGTTCGTCATCGTGGATTTAAGGTCGCTAACTTGAGCATGCAGCTCAATAGCAATAACAGCACTAGCATCGACATGCTGGTGCACAGCGAGCGTGAAATCGGCTTGCTAACTAATCAAATCAATAAGCTTATCGATGTGATTGACTGCCGAGTGTTGTTAAGCAGTCCCACAGCAGAATTAGTACAACAAAAAGGGTGA
- the ilvD gene encoding dihydroxy-acid dehydratase, whose protein sequence is MPKLRSATSTEGRNMAGARALWRATGVKDNDFGKPIIAISNSFTQFVPGHVHLKDMGSLVAGAIEEAGGIAKEFNTIAVDDGIAMGHGGMLYSLPSRELIADSVEYMVNAHCADALVCISNCDKITPGMLMASLRLNIPVIFVSGGPMEAGKTKLSDKLIKLDLVDAMVAGADERVSDADSEQIERSACPTCGSCSGMFTANSMNCLTEALGLSLPGNGSMLATHADRRELFLEAGRRIMDLATRYYKHDDESALPRNIANFKAFENAMTLDIAMGGSSNTVLHLLAAAQEAEVDFTMDDIDRLSRLVPHLCKVAPATPKYHMEDVHRAGGVMGILGELDRANLLHNDAYHVAGENLAAVLAKYDIAQSDDAAVRKFFSAGPAGIPTTKAFSQDCRWDSVDDDRQQGCIRSREFAFSQEGGLAVLSGNVAVDGCIVKTAGVEVENHTFIGSARVYESQDDAVAGILGGEVVAGDVVVIRYEGPKGGPGMQEMLYPTSYLKSRGLGTQCALITDGRFSGGTSGLSIGHVSPEAAAGGTIGLVQTGDRIEIDIPARSIKLAISDVELAARRTAMEALGNDAWKPLGRVRHVSMALKAYALLATSADKGAVRDTSKLV, encoded by the coding sequence ATGCCAAAACTACGTTCAGCAACCAGTACCGAAGGCCGTAACATGGCGGGAGCGCGTGCGCTATGGCGTGCAACAGGTGTGAAAGATAACGACTTCGGTAAGCCGATTATCGCAATTTCAAACTCGTTCACTCAGTTTGTGCCGGGGCACGTTCACCTGAAAGATATGGGGTCTTTGGTGGCGGGAGCGATCGAGGAAGCGGGCGGCATTGCTAAAGAATTTAATACCATTGCAGTGGATGACGGTATCGCTATGGGACACGGCGGTATGCTTTATAGCTTACCATCGCGCGAGCTGATTGCAGATAGTGTGGAGTATATGGTCAATGCCCACTGTGCCGATGCACTAGTGTGTATTTCTAACTGCGATAAGATCACCCCTGGCATGCTCATGGCCTCACTTAGACTGAATATCCCTGTCATCTTTGTCTCAGGTGGCCCGATGGAAGCGGGTAAAACTAAGCTGTCTGATAAGTTAATTAAGCTGGACTTAGTCGATGCCATGGTGGCCGGCGCCGATGAGCGCGTATCCGATGCCGATAGCGAGCAGATTGAGCGCAGCGCCTGCCCAACTTGTGGCTCATGTTCGGGTATGTTTACTGCTAACTCGATGAACTGCTTGACCGAAGCACTAGGCCTTTCACTGCCGGGTAACGGATCTATGCTGGCCACCCACGCCGATCGTCGCGAACTCTTCCTCGAAGCGGGTCGTCGCATCATGGATTTAGCCACTCGTTATTATAAGCATGATGACGAGTCAGCATTGCCACGTAATATCGCTAACTTCAAGGCGTTTGAAAATGCCATGACGCTAGATATCGCCATGGGCGGATCAAGCAATACCGTGCTGCATTTACTTGCAGCAGCGCAAGAAGCTGAAGTCGATTTCACCATGGATGATATCGACCGTCTGTCGCGCCTTGTACCGCACCTTTGTAAGGTGGCTCCGGCAACGCCTAAATACCATATGGAAGATGTCCACCGCGCTGGTGGTGTAATGGGGATTCTAGGTGAGCTAGACCGAGCTAACTTACTGCATAACGACGCCTACCACGTAGCGGGTGAAAACCTTGCCGCAGTATTGGCAAAATACGATATCGCACAGAGTGATGACGCCGCTGTGCGTAAATTCTTCTCTGCAGGCCCTGCTGGTATTCCAACTACCAAGGCCTTTAGTCAGGATTGCCGCTGGGACAGCGTCGATGATGACCGTCAGCAAGGTTGTATCCGTAGCCGTGAATTTGCCTTTAGCCAAGAGGGCGGGCTTGCCGTGTTATCGGGTAACGTGGCCGTTGATGGTTGTATCGTTAAGACTGCTGGCGTAGAGGTAGAAAATCACACCTTTATCGGTAGCGCTCGAGTGTACGAGAGTCAAGATGATGCGGTGGCGGGCATTTTGGGTGGTGAAGTGGTGGCTGGCGATGTGGTGGTTATTCGCTACGAAGGCCCTAAAGGTGGCCCAGGCATGCAAGAGATGCTTTACCCAACGAGTTACTTGAAATCACGTGGCTTAGGTACTCAATGCGCATTGATCACCGATGGGCGCTTCTCGGGTGGTACTTCAGGCTTGTCGATAGGTCATGTTTCTCCAGAAGCTGCTGCGGGTGGCACTATCGGTCTAGTGCAAACGGGCGATCGTATCGAAATTGATATCCCTGCACGTTCAATCAAGCTAGCAATCAGTGATGTTGAGTTAGCGGCGCGTCGCACTGCAATGGAAGCACTTGGTAATGATGCGTGGAAGCCCCTTGGGCGAGTAAGACACGTATCTATGGCACTTAAAGCCTACGCATTATTAGCGACCAGTGCCGATAAGGGCGCGGTGCGTGATACTAGCAAGCTAGTTTAA
- a CDS encoding sodium-dependent transporter — translation MSTVKNGHFSSRIGFIMAAAGSAVGVGNIWGFPTQAATHGGGAFLLVYLFLILVLGYPMLLAELMIGRHGQTNPADAMAKVATKPLAKKIGKAIGFISIITATLICTFYSILSGWFVSFAIAPVAELTGQTNVASWLMDFSLSRNLVFTLIFIAMVILVIRQGVQQGIERWSKRLMPMLLIILVAGVAYILTQPGAMQGLEVLLVPDFSRVFDADVLIGALGQTFFSLTIGTAAMMVYGAYLSQKEDLSKLTAYVTLTDTCVAFLAALMVLPAMYVAQHNGVQIFAEDGSLLNSDTLVFTVLPALFDTIGGISQYLLAITFFILMTIAGLTSAISIVEVPTSYLVEKTSLSRDKATLIVGSVVAVLSMVVVFNFELLFGFMITLTTERAQPLIALGIAIYLGWIWNRNQLISAIAAQDNVDTNSLFWKIWPWYVKYVCPVLIIMIIVQLIS, via the coding sequence ATGAGTACAGTAAAAAACGGGCACTTCAGCTCTAGAATTGGCTTTATTATGGCGGCGGCAGGCTCTGCTGTCGGTGTCGGTAATATCTGGGGCTTCCCCACTCAAGCGGCCACCCACGGCGGCGGCGCATTCTTGCTTGTTTATCTGTTTCTGATCTTAGTACTCGGCTACCCCATGCTGCTTGCGGAGTTGATGATTGGTCGCCATGGGCAGACTAACCCAGCCGATGCCATGGCCAAGGTGGCGACTAAGCCACTTGCGAAGAAGATAGGTAAGGCAATCGGTTTTATCTCTATCATTACCGCCACCTTAATCTGTACTTTCTACAGCATTCTATCGGGTTGGTTTGTTAGCTTTGCTATCGCCCCCGTTGCCGAGTTAACCGGCCAAACCAATGTCGCGTCTTGGTTAATGGACTTCTCGCTATCGCGCAACTTAGTGTTCACCCTTATTTTTATCGCCATGGTGATACTGGTGATCCGTCAAGGTGTGCAACAAGGTATCGAGCGTTGGTCAAAGCGTTTGATGCCTATGCTGCTGATCATTTTAGTCGCTGGCGTGGCCTATATCTTGACCCAGCCAGGTGCGATGCAAGGGCTAGAAGTATTATTGGTTCCTGATTTTTCACGAGTGTTTGACGCCGATGTTTTGATTGGCGCCTTAGGGCAAACCTTCTTCTCATTAACCATAGGCACCGCAGCCATGATGGTTTATGGCGCCTACCTGAGCCAGAAAGAAGACTTGAGTAAGCTGACCGCCTACGTCACCTTAACCGATACCTGCGTGGCATTTTTAGCCGCACTTATGGTGCTACCTGCCATGTATGTAGCGCAGCATAATGGTGTACAGATTTTTGCCGAAGATGGCAGCTTATTAAACTCGGATACGCTTGTATTCACCGTTTTGCCAGCGTTATTCGACACCATTGGCGGCATAAGCCAGTACTTGTTAGCCATCACCTTCTTCATCTTAATGACGATTGCCGGCCTAACATCGGCTATCTCCATCGTTGAGGTACCTACCAGCTACCTTGTGGAAAAGACCAGCTTGAGTCGTGACAAAGCTACATTAATCGTTGGTAGCGTCGTTGCCGTTCTGTCTATGGTGGTTGTGTTTAATTTCGAGCTGTTATTTGGCTTTATGATCACCCTAACCACTGAACGGGCTCAACCGCTTATCGCCCTAGGTATCGCCATCTACTTGGGTTGGATCTGGAACAGAAATCAGCTTATCAGTGCCATTGCCGCACAAGATAACGTCGACACAAATAGCCTGTTTTGGAAGATATGGCCTTGGTATGTGAAATACGTTTGCCCAGTGCTTATCATCATGATTATTGTGCAGCTAATTAGCTAA
- a CDS encoding pyridoxal-phosphate-dependent aminotransferase family protein encodes MLPAPFIEPFSPPRRILMGPGPSDVYPEVLAAQAKPTIGHLDPLFVEMMDELKALIQYAFQTNNEMTMAVSAPGSAGMETCFVNLVEPGEKVIVCRNGVFGERMRQNVERVGGVAVVVDNEWGEAVDTDQVASALAANPDAKFLAFVHAETSTGALSDAKALCALAKQHDCLSIVDAVTSLGGVELLVDEWGIDAIYSGSQKCLSCVPGLSPVSFSPAAVAKLKARKTPVQSWFLDQTLVMGYWDASSDGKRSYHHTAPVNALYALHESLRLLAAEGLELAWQRHADMHQVLRHGLQRLGLKFVVAEACRLPQLNAVYIPEGIDDAKIRKQLLENYNLEIGAGLGALSGKAWRIGLMGFGARRENVALCLKALEEVLA; translated from the coding sequence ATGTTACCCGCACCTTTTATTGAGCCTTTTAGTCCCCCACGTAGAATTTTGATGGGTCCAGGCCCCTCAGATGTTTATCCTGAGGTGCTGGCGGCGCAAGCCAAGCCAACAATTGGCCACCTTGACCCACTATTTGTCGAGATGATGGATGAGCTTAAAGCGTTGATCCAATATGCCTTCCAGACCAACAACGAGATGACCATGGCGGTTTCGGCCCCTGGTAGTGCCGGTATGGAAACCTGCTTTGTGAATCTGGTTGAACCGGGTGAGAAAGTCATTGTTTGCCGTAATGGCGTGTTCGGTGAGCGTATGCGCCAGAACGTTGAGCGTGTTGGCGGCGTTGCAGTCGTGGTGGATAACGAATGGGGTGAGGCGGTCGATACCGACCAAGTTGCTAGCGCATTGGCGGCTAATCCTGATGCAAAATTTCTGGCATTTGTGCATGCTGAAACATCAACGGGTGCTCTATCAGATGCTAAAGCCTTATGTGCACTAGCCAAGCAGCATGACTGCTTATCGATAGTCGATGCTGTGACCTCTTTAGGTGGCGTCGAGTTGCTGGTGGATGAATGGGGTATTGATGCGATTTACTCAGGTAGCCAGAAGTGCTTATCTTGCGTGCCAGGCTTATCACCTGTTTCCTTCTCTCCTGCCGCGGTTGCCAAGTTAAAGGCGCGTAAAACACCTGTGCAGAGTTGGTTCTTGGATCAAACTCTAGTCATGGGTTATTGGGATGCATCGAGTGATGGCAAGCGCAGCTACCATCATACCGCGCCAGTCAATGCCCTCTATGCACTGCATGAGTCACTGCGTTTATTGGCGGCTGAAGGGCTAGAGCTTGCTTGGCAGCGCCATGCCGATATGCACCAAGTGTTGCGACATGGTTTGCAACGTCTAGGGCTTAAGTTTGTGGTAGCTGAAGCGTGTCGTTTACCTCAATTAAATGCGGTTTATATTCCTGAGGGGATCGATGACGCTAAGATCAGAAAGCAGCTGCTAGAGAACTATAACCTTGAGATAGGTGCGGGTCTTGGTGCGCTTTCGGGTAAGGCGTGGCGCATCGGCTTGATGGGCTTTGGTGCAAGGCGCGAAAATGTGGCTTTATGCCTTAAGGCATTAGAAGAAGTATTGGCTTAG